A genomic region of Noviherbaspirillum sp. L7-7A contains the following coding sequences:
- a CDS encoding ankyrin repeat domain-containing protein, whose amino-acid sequence MEAAIRDDIALIDRLLTHDTVDDALPDADLNETDEDGWTALHHAASKGSDRAVMALLERGARTDPLTRKGATALMLAARNARGVAVEILLALDDVSSASESQPDNATSLEKSNLYRYQLAAQCYDSMSEHERQEALSNAVVAGKPDMAARMLATGGLDFENPDRHDITLLGYAVRNGDETMVRLLLCAGAKANGISLTDTSPLMHAVLSLQLAIIPVLLHADASPIQERADRESALTMAVRLDSLPVMRALIADKPSLLANGKRGKTLLTLAVAFKSASIATELLNRGVDLPDKAGSCALAVRAKKGDQAGVAFLLAAGADPDHQADDGHSAFTLAAANGHLDVVQTLLNHRKQSGGRGARQAMAQLLNQVDKAGRTALMLAALNGHQKMLEFLLNQGADLHRRDIDGMNALLWAVARADAGTVNLLFNHHATHLLLDRAGNSGIVIAAANGNLDTLKVLLTPVRANKLYDVNTPNKRKDTALTLAAANGHEAVVRELLQAKAHVLHVNAAGRSAKLEAIAHGHEAITNLLEKAEQAFLKSAESTTGILAALARIPVFGPLLPSIAVIKVPEVDREGNSALALAACYGHVGMVSRLIGKADAALSISMGSEMQSAENDDDNPPVGKSLIHAWQKLPTASSIDIEQQNVNGMTPLCLAAANGRDDVASLLLERGALVNHASNNHCTPLWLAASAPTYQSSAASGGNQMTTHLNSEALINLLLDKGANVNQPSARGETPLHAAAAFGRLATVKTLLQHKASLDAPDRFGLSALGHAALNGHADLVEYLLEQGAKPDAAPGTHAPLTLAAANGHDAVVILLRQRGATVQHVDAYGRTALIFAARHGKISTVELLLKFGANLHHKCRQGYTAQQHASRAGHSGVVALLQEGHPRPRDN is encoded by the coding sequence TGATCGATCGCCTGCTTACGCACGATACGGTCGATGACGCCCTGCCGGATGCGGACCTGAACGAAACCGACGAGGATGGATGGACCGCCCTGCACCATGCAGCTTCCAAGGGAAGCGACCGCGCGGTGATGGCACTGCTGGAGCGCGGCGCCAGGACCGACCCGCTGACACGCAAAGGTGCGACGGCGCTGATGCTGGCAGCCAGAAACGCGCGCGGCGTCGCTGTCGAGATCTTGCTGGCGCTTGATGACGTGTCGAGCGCATCCGAAAGCCAACCCGACAACGCCACGTCATTGGAAAAGTCCAATCTCTACCGTTACCAGCTTGCAGCGCAGTGTTACGACAGCATGTCCGAGCACGAGCGCCAGGAAGCACTTTCCAACGCGGTGGTGGCGGGCAAACCAGACATGGCCGCGCGCATGCTGGCCACCGGCGGCCTGGATTTCGAAAACCCGGACCGGCACGACATCACCCTGCTGGGATATGCCGTCCGTAACGGCGATGAAACCATGGTCCGCCTGCTGCTGTGCGCCGGCGCCAAAGCCAACGGTATCAGCCTGACCGACACAAGCCCGCTAATGCATGCCGTGTTGTCGCTGCAACTTGCCATCATTCCGGTTCTGCTTCACGCAGATGCATCCCCGATTCAGGAAAGGGCTGATCGCGAGTCGGCGCTGACAATGGCGGTGCGGCTCGATTCGCTGCCTGTCATGCGCGCGCTCATTGCCGACAAGCCCAGCCTTCTGGCTAACGGAAAGCGGGGCAAGACACTGCTGACGCTCGCTGTTGCGTTCAAAAGCGCCAGCATCGCCACGGAATTGCTGAACCGCGGCGTCGACCTGCCCGACAAGGCCGGCAGTTGCGCGCTCGCCGTCCGTGCCAAAAAAGGCGATCAGGCGGGAGTGGCATTCCTGCTGGCGGCCGGCGCCGACCCTGACCATCAGGCAGATGACGGCCACAGCGCCTTCACCCTCGCGGCCGCCAATGGCCATCTGGACGTCGTCCAGACATTGCTCAACCACCGCAAACAGAGTGGCGGCCGAGGGGCACGCCAGGCGATGGCGCAGTTGTTGAACCAGGTCGACAAGGCAGGGCGCACTGCGCTGATGCTGGCTGCACTGAACGGCCATCAGAAAATGCTGGAATTTTTGTTGAACCAGGGGGCCGATCTGCATCGCCGCGACATCGACGGCATGAATGCGCTGCTGTGGGCTGTCGCCAGGGCCGATGCCGGGACGGTGAACCTCCTCTTCAACCATCATGCAACCCATCTGCTACTGGACCGTGCAGGCAATTCCGGCATCGTGATCGCGGCGGCAAACGGCAACCTGGACACCCTCAAGGTATTGCTGACGCCTGTTCGCGCGAACAAGCTCTATGACGTCAATACGCCCAACAAGAGAAAGGACACCGCGCTCACCCTCGCGGCTGCCAATGGCCACGAAGCCGTCGTCAGGGAACTGCTGCAGGCAAAGGCCCATGTCCTGCATGTCAATGCGGCTGGACGCAGCGCGAAGCTGGAAGCCATCGCGCATGGGCATGAGGCAATCACCAATCTGCTGGAGAAGGCGGAACAGGCCTTCCTGAAATCGGCCGAATCCACAACCGGTATCCTGGCGGCGCTCGCCAGGATACCGGTGTTTGGACCGCTGCTGCCAAGCATCGCCGTTATCAAAGTGCCGGAAGTTGACAGGGAAGGCAATTCCGCGCTGGCGCTGGCAGCCTGCTATGGGCACGTGGGCATGGTTTCCAGGCTGATCGGCAAAGCTGATGCCGCGCTGTCCATCAGCATGGGATCGGAAATGCAGTCTGCTGAAAACGACGATGACAATCCTCCTGTTGGCAAAAGCCTGATACATGCATGGCAGAAGCTTCCCACCGCGAGCAGCATCGATATCGAGCAACAGAACGTCAATGGCATGACGCCCTTGTGCCTGGCTGCGGCCAATGGCCGTGACGATGTTGCCAGCCTGCTGCTTGAACGCGGCGCGCTGGTCAACCATGCAAGCAATAACCATTGCACACCGCTCTGGCTGGCCGCCAGCGCGCCCACCTATCAATCCAGCGCAGCATCCGGCGGGAATCAAATGACGACGCATTTGAACAGTGAGGCGCTGATCAACCTGCTGCTCGACAAGGGAGCCAATGTCAACCAGCCATCCGCCCGCGGCGAAACGCCGCTGCATGCCGCTGCGGCCTTTGGCCGGCTTGCCACCGTCAAGACGCTGCTTCAGCACAAGGCCAGCCTTGACGCGCCTGACCGGTTTGGCCTTTCTGCGCTGGGACACGCCGCATTGAACGGCCATGCCGATCTGGTCGAATACCTGCTTGAACAGGGCGCCAAGCCGGATGCCGCGCCCGGCACGCACGCGCCGCTCACGTTGGCCGCGGCCAATGGCCATGACGCGGTTGTCATTCTCCTCAGGCAGCGCGGCGCAACGGTCCAGCATGTCGATGCCTATGGCCGCACCGCGCTCATTTTCGCCGCCAGGCATGGAAAAATTTCCACCGTCGAGCTGCTGCTGAAATTTGGGGCAAACCTGCATCACAAATGCCGCCAAGGCTATACGGCGCAGCAGCATGCCAGCCGGGCTGGGCACAGCGGCGTGGTCGCCTTGCTGCAAGAAGGTCATCCTCGCCCGCGCGACAATTGA